From a region of the uncultured Desulfatiglans sp. genome:
- a CDS encoding conserved hypothetical protein (Evidence 4 : Unknown function but conserved in other organisms): MFKDKQEQEAFQAWVDDWAEDPMKAAFLKLKQHLDAKESTELVFKARPGVSYSLRAVPVAETGYDKPLFAMVDVVDDDPANRWLSVCFYGDMITDPDEQGDLIPGGLLGEDGYCFDMTEADDGLLDYLRERLTEAHRSALNG, translated from the coding sequence ATGTTCAAGGATAAACAGGAGCAGGAGGCCTTTCAGGCATGGGTGGATGACTGGGCGGAGGATCCAATGAAGGCGGCTTTTTTGAAGCTCAAGCAGCACCTCGATGCCAAGGAGTCGACCGAACTGGTCTTCAAGGCGAGACCGGGCGTCAGCTATTCGCTCAGGGCCGTGCCGGTCGCTGAAACGGGCTACGACAAGCCGCTCTTCGCCATGGTGGATGTGGTGGACGATGACCCCGCCAACCGGTGGCTGTCGGTTTGTTTCTACGGCGACATGATCACGGATCCCGATGAGCAGGGCGACCTGATCCCCGGTGGTCTTCTGGGCGAGGACGGCTATTGCTTCGACATGACCGAGGCCGATGACGGCCTGCTGGATTATCTGCGGGAGCGGTTGACCGAGGCGCACCGGAGCGCTCTGAACGGATAG